One segment of Ipomoea triloba cultivar NCNSP0323 chromosome 12, ASM357664v1 DNA contains the following:
- the LOC115998016 gene encoding uncharacterized protein LOC115998016, with the protein MGDASAQYIHMVHHLIEECLMFKMSKEECMEALSKHANIQPLITSTVWKELEKENKEFFEAYKKQGREEGADIMETTRQKVEKMVLGSWKKDPKDE; encoded by the exons ATGGGTGATGCTTCAGCTCAGTATATCCATATG GTGCACCACCTAATAGAAGAGTGCCTAATGTTCAAGATGAGTAAGGAGGAATGCATGGAAGCACTCTCTAAACATGCAAATATCCAGCCACTTATCACTTCCACTg tgTGGAAGGAATTAGAGAAAGAGAACAAAGAGTTCTTTGAGGCGTACAAGAAGCAGGGAAGAGAGGAAGGTGCAGATATAATGGAGACGACAAGGCAAAAAGTTGAGAAGATGGTTTTAGGTTCTTGGAAGAAAGACCCAAAAGACGAATGA